CGATTCGGTGTACCGGCCAGAGAAACAGAGCGTGATGAAATCCTGAAGCGGAAGACCGCCGGTTCGTTCCGGAGAAAACGGGCCGCTGCTGGCGGCGTCATTGGCGTCAATGATGCGGCCGCCCCGAACCGGGCAAACAGAAATGCCGCCGCCCAAATGGGCAACGACCCAGTGCGAGTGCTCATAGGATTTTCCTAATAACTGAGCTGCGCGTCGCGCCACAGCATGGATATTCAGCGCATGAGAGAGGCTCCGGCGTGCAATGGCCGGATGCCCAGAGTAGCGCGCCAATGGCTCAAACTCGTCAACCGAGACGGGGTCCACCACGAATCTGGCTGTCTGCTCTGGTTCTCCTATGTCAGCGGCCAGCGCCGCGCCCAAGTTCGATACATGCTGACCTTGCACCCCACGCCGTGCATCCTCCAACATGCGCTCGGTGATGCGATACACGCCGCCAGGCACCGGCTTGAGCAAACCGCCCCGCGCGACGACGACGTCAAAATCGGCTTCCGTATAACCCCAGCGACTGAGAGCTGTTCTGATCGCCTGCCGTCGAAATTCAAACTGGTCCCACACCGTAGGAAATTGCTTCAACACAGCCGCCTCATGCGCGAGCGACTCGCTGATGATCATCCGCTCGTCTTCAAAGACAGCGACTTTGGTTGATGTCGCGCCTGGATTGATAACCAGAATCCGGTACATGCTCCTCCACTTATCGAGAACGTCGTTGGTCGGGCAGCGTGTTCACCTGCTTCTGCTGAGGCCTGCCCGAAGCGCCCTGTGCGCGCGCTCGTAGTGTATCCTTGTTTGCGCGGTTCGCGCGCTCGCGTCGCACATGAACAACTTGGAGCGGGTCTTGGGCGTGTGGCGTTGCGTTTGAGCACATAAACATCATTTCTTCCGCAAATGATAGAAGAGGCCGCCGGCCAACGCATAGCATCCCGTTGCGATCAGTGTCATTCGCGAGAACCCGATGCTCATGGCCAACAGCGGTGCGCTGACCGTGGCGACGACCGACGCAAATCCATTGACTGCCCACGCCCATGGAATCAGCGCCGGCGCTGCTTCTGCGGTGCGTCGCAGTCCCATCGGAAAAAGGTGACCCAGCGCGAAGGCCAATGGCGCCATCGTGAATGCGGCGTTTGCCATCCGCCATCCCAGCGGCCAGGATTGAGTCAACGCCAACCACTTATCGAGCCAGGAGAGGTAGCTCAGTGAGAGCGCAACGATCACTGCGGCCGCCGCCGTGACCACATGCTGCGGCGTCGCTCGCCATCGTCCGCTCCACTGACTGCCCAGGCCGCCAAACACCAGAAATGTGGCGATCACTGCTGCTGCTGAATAAATCGGATGTGAGAGGTAGAGAATCAACTTCTGCAGAAATCCTATCTCCAGCAGCATGAACCCAACTCCCAGCATGCTGAAATAGGCCAGCGTGATCGTTCTTCTGCTGACTCCCCGCAACGCAGGCAAGCCCGGCAGCAGTGGCGCCAGGATCATGATCGAGGCAAGCGCCGCAACTTGGATGAGTGCCACCAGCAGCAACAATGAGCCAAGTTCCAAAAAGGCTGGCAGCGTCCCCTTCAGTTGCTCGCGCATATCGGGCAAGGCGCGCCACCGGACAAACTGATTGAAATAGGGTCGGTCATCCGTCGGCGCTTCAATGGCGAAAAGGTATTGACGTAGAAACTCGGATCGGCTCGGTCCGAGCAATGCCTGGAAGGCTTCCACCTCATAGGTTTGATCTATGACGTGGAATTGATTGGTTTCGGAAGGATGCAGGTCAGGCAAATAACAGAGATCAAACCCGCGATCCTGGCTGAATGAACGGATACGTTGCAAGGCTTGCGGCGTCCACGGCTGTGTTGCAAGCAGCAGGGTCGCTGTCTCCCAACTGCGAATCATCGCGAGATGCGCAGCCGGCTCCAGATTGCGGCGGCGCAACGT
This genomic interval from Blastocatellia bacterium contains the following:
- the buk gene encoding butyrate kinase, whose amino-acid sequence is MYRILVINPGATSTKVAVFEDERMIISESLAHEAAVLKQFPTVWDQFEFRRQAIRTALSRWGYTEADFDVVVARGGLLKPVPGGVYRITERMLEDARRGVQGQHVSNLGAALAADIGEPEQTARFVVDPVSVDEFEPLARYSGHPAIARRSLSHALNIHAVARRAAQLLGKSYEHSHWVVAHLGGGISVCPVRGGRIIDANDAASSGPFSPERTGGLPLQDFITLCFSGRYTESQVRRMVMGEGGLMAYLGTNDATEVEQRIAQGDRLAHEVYQAMAYQIAKEIGAMATVLAGRVDAIILTGGLAHSRMLTSWIIARVLFIAPVMVMPGEFEMEALALGALRVLRGEESAREYE